The Suricata suricatta isolate VVHF042 chromosome 4, meerkat_22Aug2017_6uvM2_HiC, whole genome shotgun sequence genome includes a region encoding these proteins:
- the MSH6 gene encoding DNA mismatch repair protein Msh6 isoform X1: protein MEGYPWWPCLVYNHPFDGTFIREKGKSVRVHVQFFDDSPTRGWVSRRLLKPYTGSKSKEAQKGGHFYSSKSEILRAMQRADEALNKDKIERLELAVCDEPSEPEEEEEMEVGATYSSDKSEDNEIESEEEVPPKVQGSRRSSRQIKKRRVISDSESDIGGSDVEFKPDAKEEGSSDEISSGVGDSDSEGLDSPVKVASKRKKTVSGNGALKRKSSRKEMPVATKRSTGISSETKSTLSTFSAPQNSESSAHTGGGGDDGSRPTSWYHETLEWLKEEKRRDLHRRRPDHPDFDASTLYVPEDFLNSCTPGMRKWWQIKSQNFDLVIFYKVGKFYELYHMDALIGVNELGLVFMKGNWAHSGFPEIAFGRYSDSLVQKGYKVARVEQTETPEMMEARCRKMAHISKYDRVVRREICRVITKGTQTYSVLEGDPSENYSKYLLSLKEKEEDSSGHTRVYGVCFVDTSLGKFFIGQFSDDRHCSRFRTLVAHYPPVQVLFEKGNLSTETKMILKGSLSSSLQEGLIPGSQFWDAAKTLRTLLEEGYFKEKLNEDSGVMLPQVLKGMTSESDSLGLTPGEKSELALSALGGCVFYLKKCLIDQELLSMANFEEYIPLDSDRVSATRSGAVFAKTNQRMVLDAVTLSNLEIFLNGTNGSTEGTLLEKIDTCHTPFGKRLLKQWLCAPLCSPYAINDRLDAIEDLMAVPDKISDVVDLLKKIPDLERLLSKIHNVGSPLKSQNHPDSRAIMYEETTYSKKKIIDFLSALEGFKVICKIIELMEEVVDNFKSKILKQVITLQTKNPEGRFPDLTVELNRWDTAFDHEKARRTGLITPKAGFDPDYDQALADIRENEQSLLEYLEKQRSRIGCRTIVYWGIGRNRYQLEIPENFVTRNLPEEYELKSTKKGCKRYWTKTIEKKLANLINAEERRDVSLKDCMRRLFYNFDKNYKDWQSAVECIAVLDVLLCLANYSRGGDGPMCRPVILFPDEDTHPFLDLRGSRHPCITKTFFGDDFIPNDILIGCEEEEEESGKAYCVLVTGPNMGGKSTLMRQAGLLAVMAQTGCYVPAEVCRLTPIDRVFTRLGASDRIMSGESTFFVELSETASILTHATAHSLVLVDELGRGTATFDGTAIANAVVKELAENIKCRTLFSTHYHSLVEDYSQNVAVRLGHMACMVENECEDPSQETITFLYKFIKGACPKSYGFNAAKLANLPEEIIQKGHRKAREFEKMTQSLRLFREVCLASERSTIDAEAVPKLLTLINEF, encoded by the exons ATGGAGGGTTACCCCTGGTGGCCTTGCCTGGTTTATAACCACCCTTTTGATGGAACGTTCATCCGCGAGAAAGGGAAGTCTGTCCGAGTTCATGTACAGTTTTTTGATGAcagcccaacaaggggctggGTTAGCAGAAGGCTGTTAAAGCCGTATACAG gTTCAAAGTCGAAGGAAGCACAAAAAGGAGGTCATTTTTATAGTTCAAAGTCTGAAATACTCAGAGCAATGCAACGTGCAGATGAAGCCTTGAATAAAGACAAGATTGAGAGACTTGAGTTGGCGGTGTGTGATGAGCCCTCAGAaccagaggaagaagaagagatggAG GTAGGTGCAACTTACTCATCAGATAAGAGTGAAGATAATGAAATTGAAAGTGAAGAGGAAGTGCCACCTAAGGTGCAAGGATCTAGGCGAAGTAGCCGCCAGATAAAAAAACGAAGGGTCATATCAGACTCTGAGAGTGACATTGGTGGCTCTGATGTGGAATTCAAGCCAGATGctaaggaggaaggaagcagtgaTGAAATAAGCAGTGGAGTAGGGGATAGTGACAGTGAAGGCCTGGACAGCCCTGTGAAAGTGGCTTCAAAGCGGAAGAAAACGGTGTCTGGAAATGGCGCTCTCAAAAGGAAAAGTTCAAGGAAGGAAATGCCCGTGGCCACCAAACGATCAACTGGCATTTCATCAGAAACGAAGAGTACTCTGAgtactttctctgcccctcaaaatTCTGAATCTTCAGCCCACActggtggaggtggtgatgatggtagtCGCCCCACTTCCTGGTATCATGAAACTTTAGAGTGGCTTAAGGAGGAAAAGAGACGAGATCTCCACAGGAGGCGACCCGATCACCCCGATTTTGATGCATCAACCCTCTATGTGCCTGAGGATTTCCTTAATTCCTGTACTCCTGGGATGCGGAAGTGGTGGCAGATTAAGTCTCAGAACTTtgatcttgttattttttataaggTGGGGAAGTTTTATGAGCTGTACCACATGGATGCTCTTATTGGAGTCAATGAACTTGGGCTGGTATTCATGAAAGGCAACTGGGCCCATTCTGGTTTCCCTGAAATTGCGTTTGGCCGATACTCTGATTCTCTGGTTCAGAAGGGCTATAAAGTAGCACGAGTAGAACAGACTGAGACCCCGGAAATGATGGAGGCACGATGCCGGAAGATGGCCCATATATCCAAGTATGACAGAGTGGTGAGGAGGGAGATCTGTAGAGTCATTACCAAGGGTACGCAGACCTACAGTGTACTGGAAGGTGACCCCTCTGAGAACTACAGTAAGTATCTTCTCAGCctcaaagaaaaagaggaggattCCTCTGGCCACACTCGAGTGTATGGAGTATGCTTTGTTGATACCTCACTGGGCAAGTTTTTTATAGGTCAGTTTTCAGATGATCGTCACTGTTCTAGATTTAGGACTCTAGTGGCACACTATCCTCCAGTACAAGTCTTGTTTGAGAAAGGAAATCTCTCAACAGAAACGAAGATGATTCTGAAGGGTTCATTATCCTCCTCTCTTCAGGAAGGTCTGATACCAGGCTCCCAGTTTTGGGATGCAGCCAAAACTTTGAGAACTCTCCTTGAAGAaggatattttaaggaaaagttaAATGAGGACAGTGGGGTGATGTTACCCCAGGTGCTTAAAGGTATGACCTCAGAGTCTGATTCTCTTGGGTTAACACCAGGAGAAAAGAGTGAATTAGCCCTCTCAGCTCTAGGTGGTTGTGTCTTCTACCTCAAAAAATGCCTTATTGATCAAGAGCTTTTATCAATGGCTAATTTTGAAGAATACATTCCCTTGGATTCTGACAGGGTTAGTGCTACAAGATCTGGTGCTGTTTTTGCAAAAACCAATCAACGGATGGTGCTAGATGCTGTAACATTAAGCAACTTGGAGATTTTCCTGAATGGAACAAATGGTTCTACTGAAGGGACCCTGCTAGAAAAGATTGATACTTGCCATACTCCCTTCGGTAAGCGGCTCCTAAAGCAATGGCTTTGTGCCCCACTCTGTAGCCCGTATGCTATCAATGATCGCCTAGATGCTATAGAAGACCTCATGGCTGTGCCTGACAAAATCTCTGATGTTGTAGACCTTCTAAAGAAGATTCCAGACCTTGAGAGGCTGCTGAGTAAAATTCATAACGTTGGGTCTCCCCTGAagagccagaaccacccagatAGCAGGGCTATAATGTATGAAGAAACTACATACAGCAAAAAAAAgattattgattttctttctgctctagAAGGATTCAAagtaatatgtaaaattatagagCTTATGGAAGAAGTCGTTGACAACTTTAAGTCTAAAATCCTTAAGCAGGTCATTACTCTGCAGACAAAAAATCCTGAGGGCCGTTTTCCTGATCTGACTGTAGAACTGAACCGATGGGATACAGCCTTTGACCATGAAAAGGCTCGAAGGACTGGACTAATTACTCCCAAAGCAGGATTTGACCCTGATTATGACCAAGCTCTTGCTGacataagagaaaatgaacagagcctccTGGAATACTTGGAGAAACAGCGCAGTCGAATTGGCTGCAGGACCATTGTCTACTGGGGGATCGGTAGGAATCGTTACCAGTTGGAAATTCCAGAGAATTTCGTTACTCGTAACTTGCCAGAAGAATATGAGTTGAAATCCACCAAGAAGGGCTGTAAACGGTACTGGACCAAAACCATTGAGAAGAAGTTGGCTAATCTGATAAATGCTGAAGAGCGGAGGGACGTATCACTGAAGGACTGCATGAGGCGACTCTTCTATAACTTTGATAAAAATTACAAGGACTGGCAGTCTGCTGTTGAGTGCATCGCAGTCTTGG ATGTCTTGCTGTGCTTGGCTAACTACAGTCGAGGAGGTGATGGCCCTATGTGTCGTCCAGTAATTCTGTTTCCAGATGAAGACACACACCCCTTCTTGGACCTTAGAGGGTCACGGCATCCCTGCATCACGAAGACTTTTTTTGGAGATGACTTTATTCCTAATGACATTCTAATAGGttgtgaggaagaggaggaggaaagtggCAAAGCTTATTGTGTACTTGTTACTGGACCTAATATGGGGGGCAAGTCGACACTCATGAGACAG GCTGGCTTATTAGCTGTTATGGCCCAGACGGGTTGTTACGTACCTGCTGAAGTGTGTAGGCTCACACCAATTGATAGAGTATTTACTAGACTTGGTGCCTCAGACAGAATAATGTCAG GTGAAAGTACATTTTTTGTTGAACTGAGTGAAACAGCCAGTATACTTACACATGCAACAGCACATTCTCTGGTGCTTGTGGATGAATTAG GAAGAGGTACTGCAACATTTGATGGAACAGCTATAGCAAATGCAGTTGTTAAAGAACTTGCTGAGAACATAAAGTGTCGTACGTTGTTTTCTACCCATTACCATTCATTAGTAGAAGATTATTCTCAAAATGTTGCAGTGCGCCTGGGACACATG gcaTGCATGGTAGAAAATGAATGTGAGGATCCCAGCCAGGAGACCATTACTTTCCTCTATAAATTCATTAAGGGAGCCTGTCCTAAAAGCTATGGCTTTAATGCAGCAAAGCTTGCGAATCTTCCAGAGGAGATCATTCAGAAGGGACATAGAAAAGCAAGAGAATTTGAGAAGATGACTCAATCACTGCGATTATTTCG ggaaGTTTGCCTGGCTAGTGAAAGGTCGACTATAGATGCTGAAGCTGTCCCTAAGTTGCTGACTTTGATTAACGAATTCTAG
- the MSH6 gene encoding DNA mismatch repair protein Msh6 isoform X2, translated as MEGYPWWPCLVYNHPFDGTFIREKGKSVRVHVQFFDDSPTRGWVSRRLLKPYTGSKSKEAQKGGHFYSSKSEILRAMQRADEALNKDKIERLELAVCDEPSEPEEEEEMEVGATYSSDKSEDNEIESEEEVPPKVQGSRRSSRQIKKRRVISDSESDIGGSDVEFKPDAKEEGSSDEISSGVGDSDSEGLDSPVKVASKRKKTVSGNGALKRKSSRKEMPVATKRSTGISSETKSTLSTFSAPQNSESSAHTGGGGDDGSRPTSWYHETLEWLKEEKRRDLHRRRPDHPDFDASTLYVPEDFLNSCTPGMRKWWQIKSQNFDLVIFYKVGKFYELYHMDALIGVNELGLVFMKGNWAHSGFPEIAFGRYSDSLVQKGYKVARVEQTETPEMMEARCRKMAHISKYDRVVRREICRVITKGTQTYSVLEGDPSENYSKYLLSLKEKEEDSSGHTRVYGVCFVDTSLGKFFIGQFSDDRHCSRFRTLVAHYPPVQVLFEKGNLSTETKMILKGSLSSSLQEGLIPGSQFWDAAKTLRTLLEEGYFKEKLNEDSGVMLPQVLKGMTSESDSLGLTPGEKSELALSALGGCVFYLKKCLIDQELLSMANFEEYIPLDSDRVSATRSGAVFAKTNQRMVLDAVTLSNLEIFLNGTNGSTEGTLLEKIDTCHTPFGKRLLKQWLCAPLCSPYAINDRLDAIEDLMAVPDKISDVVDLLKKIPDLERLLSKIHNVGSPLKSQNHPDSRAIMYEETTYSKKKIIDFLSALEGFKVICKIIELMEEVVDNFKSKILKQVITLQTKNPEGRFPDLTVELNRWDTAFDHEKARRTGLITPKAGFDPDYDQALADIRENEQSLLEYLEKQRSRIGCRTIVYWGIGRNRYQLEIPENFVTRNLPEEYELKSTKKGCKRYWTKTIEKKLANLINAEERRDVSLKDCMRRLFYNFDKNYKDWQSAVECIAVLDVLLCLANYSRGGDGPMCRPVILFPDEDTHPFLDLRGSRHPCITKTFFGDDFIPNDILIGCEEEEEESGKAYCVLVTGPNMGGKSTLMRQAGLLAVMAQTGCYVPAEVCRLTPIDRVFTRLGASDRIMSGRGTATFDGTAIANAVVKELAENIKCRTLFSTHYHSLVEDYSQNVAVRLGHMACMVENECEDPSQETITFLYKFIKGACPKSYGFNAAKLANLPEEIIQKGHRKAREFEKMTQSLRLFREVCLASERSTIDAEAVPKLLTLINEF; from the exons ATGGAGGGTTACCCCTGGTGGCCTTGCCTGGTTTATAACCACCCTTTTGATGGAACGTTCATCCGCGAGAAAGGGAAGTCTGTCCGAGTTCATGTACAGTTTTTTGATGAcagcccaacaaggggctggGTTAGCAGAAGGCTGTTAAAGCCGTATACAG gTTCAAAGTCGAAGGAAGCACAAAAAGGAGGTCATTTTTATAGTTCAAAGTCTGAAATACTCAGAGCAATGCAACGTGCAGATGAAGCCTTGAATAAAGACAAGATTGAGAGACTTGAGTTGGCGGTGTGTGATGAGCCCTCAGAaccagaggaagaagaagagatggAG GTAGGTGCAACTTACTCATCAGATAAGAGTGAAGATAATGAAATTGAAAGTGAAGAGGAAGTGCCACCTAAGGTGCAAGGATCTAGGCGAAGTAGCCGCCAGATAAAAAAACGAAGGGTCATATCAGACTCTGAGAGTGACATTGGTGGCTCTGATGTGGAATTCAAGCCAGATGctaaggaggaaggaagcagtgaTGAAATAAGCAGTGGAGTAGGGGATAGTGACAGTGAAGGCCTGGACAGCCCTGTGAAAGTGGCTTCAAAGCGGAAGAAAACGGTGTCTGGAAATGGCGCTCTCAAAAGGAAAAGTTCAAGGAAGGAAATGCCCGTGGCCACCAAACGATCAACTGGCATTTCATCAGAAACGAAGAGTACTCTGAgtactttctctgcccctcaaaatTCTGAATCTTCAGCCCACActggtggaggtggtgatgatggtagtCGCCCCACTTCCTGGTATCATGAAACTTTAGAGTGGCTTAAGGAGGAAAAGAGACGAGATCTCCACAGGAGGCGACCCGATCACCCCGATTTTGATGCATCAACCCTCTATGTGCCTGAGGATTTCCTTAATTCCTGTACTCCTGGGATGCGGAAGTGGTGGCAGATTAAGTCTCAGAACTTtgatcttgttattttttataaggTGGGGAAGTTTTATGAGCTGTACCACATGGATGCTCTTATTGGAGTCAATGAACTTGGGCTGGTATTCATGAAAGGCAACTGGGCCCATTCTGGTTTCCCTGAAATTGCGTTTGGCCGATACTCTGATTCTCTGGTTCAGAAGGGCTATAAAGTAGCACGAGTAGAACAGACTGAGACCCCGGAAATGATGGAGGCACGATGCCGGAAGATGGCCCATATATCCAAGTATGACAGAGTGGTGAGGAGGGAGATCTGTAGAGTCATTACCAAGGGTACGCAGACCTACAGTGTACTGGAAGGTGACCCCTCTGAGAACTACAGTAAGTATCTTCTCAGCctcaaagaaaaagaggaggattCCTCTGGCCACACTCGAGTGTATGGAGTATGCTTTGTTGATACCTCACTGGGCAAGTTTTTTATAGGTCAGTTTTCAGATGATCGTCACTGTTCTAGATTTAGGACTCTAGTGGCACACTATCCTCCAGTACAAGTCTTGTTTGAGAAAGGAAATCTCTCAACAGAAACGAAGATGATTCTGAAGGGTTCATTATCCTCCTCTCTTCAGGAAGGTCTGATACCAGGCTCCCAGTTTTGGGATGCAGCCAAAACTTTGAGAACTCTCCTTGAAGAaggatattttaaggaaaagttaAATGAGGACAGTGGGGTGATGTTACCCCAGGTGCTTAAAGGTATGACCTCAGAGTCTGATTCTCTTGGGTTAACACCAGGAGAAAAGAGTGAATTAGCCCTCTCAGCTCTAGGTGGTTGTGTCTTCTACCTCAAAAAATGCCTTATTGATCAAGAGCTTTTATCAATGGCTAATTTTGAAGAATACATTCCCTTGGATTCTGACAGGGTTAGTGCTACAAGATCTGGTGCTGTTTTTGCAAAAACCAATCAACGGATGGTGCTAGATGCTGTAACATTAAGCAACTTGGAGATTTTCCTGAATGGAACAAATGGTTCTACTGAAGGGACCCTGCTAGAAAAGATTGATACTTGCCATACTCCCTTCGGTAAGCGGCTCCTAAAGCAATGGCTTTGTGCCCCACTCTGTAGCCCGTATGCTATCAATGATCGCCTAGATGCTATAGAAGACCTCATGGCTGTGCCTGACAAAATCTCTGATGTTGTAGACCTTCTAAAGAAGATTCCAGACCTTGAGAGGCTGCTGAGTAAAATTCATAACGTTGGGTCTCCCCTGAagagccagaaccacccagatAGCAGGGCTATAATGTATGAAGAAACTACATACAGCAAAAAAAAgattattgattttctttctgctctagAAGGATTCAAagtaatatgtaaaattatagagCTTATGGAAGAAGTCGTTGACAACTTTAAGTCTAAAATCCTTAAGCAGGTCATTACTCTGCAGACAAAAAATCCTGAGGGCCGTTTTCCTGATCTGACTGTAGAACTGAACCGATGGGATACAGCCTTTGACCATGAAAAGGCTCGAAGGACTGGACTAATTACTCCCAAAGCAGGATTTGACCCTGATTATGACCAAGCTCTTGCTGacataagagaaaatgaacagagcctccTGGAATACTTGGAGAAACAGCGCAGTCGAATTGGCTGCAGGACCATTGTCTACTGGGGGATCGGTAGGAATCGTTACCAGTTGGAAATTCCAGAGAATTTCGTTACTCGTAACTTGCCAGAAGAATATGAGTTGAAATCCACCAAGAAGGGCTGTAAACGGTACTGGACCAAAACCATTGAGAAGAAGTTGGCTAATCTGATAAATGCTGAAGAGCGGAGGGACGTATCACTGAAGGACTGCATGAGGCGACTCTTCTATAACTTTGATAAAAATTACAAGGACTGGCAGTCTGCTGTTGAGTGCATCGCAGTCTTGG ATGTCTTGCTGTGCTTGGCTAACTACAGTCGAGGAGGTGATGGCCCTATGTGTCGTCCAGTAATTCTGTTTCCAGATGAAGACACACACCCCTTCTTGGACCTTAGAGGGTCACGGCATCCCTGCATCACGAAGACTTTTTTTGGAGATGACTTTATTCCTAATGACATTCTAATAGGttgtgaggaagaggaggaggaaagtggCAAAGCTTATTGTGTACTTGTTACTGGACCTAATATGGGGGGCAAGTCGACACTCATGAGACAG GCTGGCTTATTAGCTGTTATGGCCCAGACGGGTTGTTACGTACCTGCTGAAGTGTGTAGGCTCACACCAATTGATAGAGTATTTACTAGACTTGGTGCCTCAGACAGAATAATGTCAG GAAGAGGTACTGCAACATTTGATGGAACAGCTATAGCAAATGCAGTTGTTAAAGAACTTGCTGAGAACATAAAGTGTCGTACGTTGTTTTCTACCCATTACCATTCATTAGTAGAAGATTATTCTCAAAATGTTGCAGTGCGCCTGGGACACATG gcaTGCATGGTAGAAAATGAATGTGAGGATCCCAGCCAGGAGACCATTACTTTCCTCTATAAATTCATTAAGGGAGCCTGTCCTAAAAGCTATGGCTTTAATGCAGCAAAGCTTGCGAATCTTCCAGAGGAGATCATTCAGAAGGGACATAGAAAAGCAAGAGAATTTGAGAAGATGACTCAATCACTGCGATTATTTCG ggaaGTTTGCCTGGCTAGTGAAAGGTCGACTATAGATGCTGAAGCTGTCCCTAAGTTGCTGACTTTGATTAACGAATTCTAG